In Caretta caretta isolate rCarCar2 chromosome 4, rCarCar1.hap1, whole genome shotgun sequence, one genomic interval encodes:
- the RAB33B gene encoding ras-related protein Rab-33B, which yields MEAAADLESSLELSYSGAGPGGLPPARSRIFKIIVIGDSNVGKTCLTYRFCAGRFPGRTEATIGVDFRERAVTIDGERIKIQLWDTAGQERFRKSMVQHYYRNVHAVVFVYDMTNIASFHSLPSWIEECKQHLLAGDIPRILVGNKCDLRSAIQVPTDLAQKFADTHSIPLFETSAKNPNDNDHVEAIFMTLAHKLKSHKPLMLSQPPDNDKIHLKPEPKPATTCWC from the exons ATGGAGGCGGCGGCCGATCTGGAGTCCTCGCTGGAGCTGAGCTACTCCGGCGCGGGCCCTGGGGGGCTGCCCCCTGCGCGCTCCCGCATCTTCAAGATCATTGTGATCGGGGACTCGAACGTGGGCAAAACGTGCCTGACCTACCGCTTCTGCGCGGGCCGCTTCCCGGGGCGCACGGAGGCCACCATCGGCGTGGACTTCCGCGAGCGCGCCGTCACCATCGACGGGGAGCGCATCAAG ATCCAGCTGTGGGATACAGCAGGACAGGAACGCTTCAGAAAGAGCATGGTGCAGCATTATTATAGGAATGTACACGCTGTTGTGTTTGTGTATGACATGACCAACATTGCCAGTTTTCATAGTCTGCCATCATGGATAGAAGAATGCAAACAGCACTTGCTTGCCGGTGATATACCACGGATTCTTGTTGGAAATAAATGTGACCTAAGAAGTGCTATTCAGGTGCCTACGGACTTGGCCCAGAAGTTTGCCGATACTCACAGTATTCCACTGTTTGAAACCTCTGCTAAAAACCCCAATGACAATGACCATGTGGAAGCCATATTTATGACACTGGCTCATAAGTTGAAGAGCCACAAGCCATTAATGCTTAGTCAACCCCCAGATAACGATAAGATACATTTAAAGCCTGAGCCAAAACCTGCCACGACCTGCTGGTGTTAG